The following are encoded together in the Bombus affinis isolate iyBomAffi1 chromosome 6, iyBomAffi1.2, whole genome shotgun sequence genome:
- the LOC126917335 gene encoding uncharacterized protein LOC126917335 has translation MSKSRSSDEKDREKDKDKELECKMEKDKHYEKEADKGSDTEHEDEENALEDEEDNANGRNVQLPMSQLQLTTETESNLNSAIFDSNSLMVRNEQAIPSSPPPSYEHVIEQTRLEHAAEVQKYEGGKNLGNDASGEDNRTKAPKILHKSSKELYRAVAKQWGITCKMSDHCRCLDCQSCYFDCEYDKNENQKTDGGLGAGTPMFISEVMQGSGCVLF, from the exons ATGTCCAAGTCGCGCAGCAGCGACGAAAAGGACCGTGAGAAGGACAAGGACAAAGAATTGGAATGCAAAATGGAGAAAGACAAACATTACGAGAAAGAAGCGGACAAAGGCAGTGACACGGAACACGAGGACGAAGAAAACGCGCTAGAGGACGAGGAGGATAACGCGAATGGACGAAACGTTCAACTTCCAATGAGTCAACTGCAATTGACCACCGAAACTGAATCCAATTTAAACTCGGCGATATTCGATTCCAACAGCCTGATGGTTAGGAACGAACAAGCCATACCGAGCTCCCCTCCTCCTTCTTACGAGCACGTTATCGAACAG ACGCGGTTGGAGCACGCAGCCGAGGTTCAGAAGTACGAGGGTGGAAAGAACCTCGGGAACGACGCGTCTGGCGAAGATAATAGAACAAAAGCACCCAAGATCCTTCACAAGTCGAGTAAAGAGTTATACAGAGCAGTGGCGAAACAGTGGGGCATCACTTGCAAGATGAGCGACCACTGCAGATGCTTGGACTGTCAG AGTTGTTATTTCGACTGCGAGTACGACAAGAATGAGAACCAGAAGACTGACGGTGGACTAGGCGCCGGCACGCCGATGTTCATTTCCGAAGTGATGCAAGGTTCCGGTTGCGTGCTGTTCTAA